A single window of Bdellovibrionales bacterium DNA harbors:
- a CDS encoding glycosyltransferase, translated as MMKPLVTIVTPAFNASQHIEHTLESVLAQSYANWELLIVVDRNSKDDTDRIAETFASRDPRIRVLPTPAVNGVAANRNAAIEASRGEFLAFLDADDIWHYRKLESQLNFMLEKNIDFSFTGYNLINHKGERLNCTFRAPERLSYADLLKHVHPIGCLTVMLRKSKFQNIQFKQKGSEDFLLWLQLLKQTPYIYGVPEVLGS; from the coding sequence ATGATGAAGCCCTTAGTTACTATAGTCACGCCTGCATTCAATGCGTCTCAACACATTGAACATACTCTCGAGTCTGTGCTCGCTCAGAGTTATGCGAACTGGGAATTGCTCATCGTCGTCGATAGAAATAGCAAGGATGATACCGATCGGATTGCGGAGACGTTTGCCTCCCGTGACCCGCGCATTCGCGTCCTTCCCACACCCGCGGTCAACGGAGTCGCTGCCAATCGAAACGCGGCCATCGAGGCTTCTCGCGGAGAGTTTCTCGCTTTTCTGGACGCTGACGATATCTGGCACTATCGGAAATTGGAATCTCAGCTGAATTTTATGCTCGAGAAAAATATCGACTTTTCATTTACTGGTTACAATTTGATCAACCATAAGGGGGAGCGATTAAATTGTACCTTTCGGGCTCCTGAGCGTTTGTCCTACGCCGATCTTTTAAAGCATGTTCACCCTATCGGTTGTCTCACTGTTATGTTGAGAAAGTCTAAATTTCAAAATATTCAGTTTAAGCAAAAGGGTTCCGAGGACTTTTTACTATGGCTCCAGCTTTTAAAGCAGACTCCTTACATTTATGGCGTGCCCGAGGTTTTGGGAAGTTA
- a CDS encoding class I SAM-dependent methyltransferase, with the protein MAQLLILRPKSSSTTLLECGSGHGWFLEEAKKANFIALGIEPSMLINKRPAAHLNVRQGYFPEALNPEEKFDIICFNDVFEHIPDIQNVVTACSRHLNPKGLLIINLPSSQGFFYRLATLLARFHYKGFFERLWQKDFPSPHLYYFSPTNLRRFLQSHGFRSVRTQSLTSVRRQGLWARLRTDKNSNILSSLVIFPILIFILPFISMLPSDIHCEFFEKENL; encoded by the coding sequence ATGGCGCAGTTGCTTATACTTAGACCCAAGAGCAGCTCGACCACATTGTTGGAGTGCGGAAGCGGTCATGGTTGGTTTTTGGAGGAGGCGAAAAAGGCAAATTTTATAGCCCTTGGAATTGAGCCCTCGATGTTGATCAACAAACGGCCCGCCGCTCACCTCAACGTCCGACAGGGTTATTTTCCAGAGGCGTTAAACCCCGAGGAAAAGTTTGATATCATCTGCTTTAACGATGTCTTCGAACACATTCCGGATATTCAGAATGTTGTTACAGCGTGTTCGCGACACCTCAACCCCAAGGGCCTTTTGATAATCAATCTGCCTAGCTCTCAAGGATTTTTTTATCGACTCGCCACTCTTCTCGCCCGGTTTCATTATAAAGGTTTTTTCGAGCGCCTCTGGCAAAAAGATTTTCCTTCTCCTCATCTCTATTATTTTTCCCCGACGAACCTTCGCCGCTTTCTACAAAGTCACGGATTTCGGAGCGTAAGGACTCAGTCACTCACATCTGTCCGAAGACAGGGACTTTGGGCACGCCTACGAACCGATAAGAATTCAAACATTTTGTCTTCGCTTGTCATCTTTCCGATTTTAATTTTTATCCTTCCGTTCATTTCAATGCTACCATCTGATATTCACTGTGAATTTTTCGAAAAGGAGAACTTGTAA
- a CDS encoding methylenetetrahydrofolate reductase, producing MNFGYTIDKKIIEVLKENSFTVSAEIVPPRNGQNQQQTLQQLKEVIESGVHFLSVTKGAGGSLRGGTLPMSQSIKDHFSRPCIAHFTCRDLLPEEIENNLIDHHYFGIRNILALRGDPPVGTNEWLPRDGGYSFAYELIDQIRNLNQGQFIQRKGFAVGEREPTDFCIGCAVYPEHPNPVERIEFAKQKFLRGAEYGITQMVFDDEIHEKFLNELAVNGIYQPILPGLRILKNKKQGRLMSSRFGCSVPEWYMKMLPDDGEVASQEQVLEPFLMLVDKFKKVGAPGVHMFVLSDTNNCSKAVQIILK from the coding sequence ATGAATTTTGGCTACACGATTGATAAAAAAATCATCGAAGTTCTCAAGGAAAACTCGTTCACTGTCTCGGCCGAGATCGTGCCTCCCCGGAACGGTCAAAACCAGCAACAAACTCTTCAACAACTCAAGGAAGTGATCGAGTCGGGTGTCCACTTTTTATCGGTCACCAAAGGTGCTGGGGGCAGTTTGCGCGGCGGGACCCTTCCGATGTCTCAATCGATTAAAGACCACTTTAGTCGGCCTTGTATTGCCCATTTTACCTGTCGTGATCTTCTTCCCGAGGAGATCGAAAACAATTTGATCGATCACCACTACTTTGGAATTCGCAATATCTTAGCTTTGCGTGGAGACCCTCCCGTAGGCACCAATGAGTGGTTGCCACGAGACGGGGGATACTCCTTCGCCTACGAGCTGATCGATCAAATCCGAAATCTCAATCAAGGGCAGTTTATTCAACGCAAGGGATTTGCGGTAGGTGAGCGTGAACCGACAGATTTTTGTATTGGTTGCGCCGTATACCCCGAGCATCCGAACCCGGTGGAGCGTATCGAGTTTGCAAAACAGAAATTTCTCAGAGGCGCCGAATATGGGATCACCCAGATGGTGTTCGATGACGAAATTCATGAGAAGTTTTTAAATGAATTGGCCGTCAACGGTATCTATCAACCCATCTTGCCAGGGTTACGTATTTTAAAAAATAAAAAGCAGGGGCGATTGATGAGCAGCCGATTTGGTTGTTCCGTGCCGGAGTGGTATATGAAGATGTTACCTGACGACGGCGAAGTCGCCTCGCAAGAACAAGTTTTAGAGCCCTTTTTGATGTTGGTGGATAAATTTAAAAAAGTGGGTGCTCCTGGGGTCCATATGTTTGTCCTCTCGGATACAAATAACTGTAGTAAAGCGGTCCAGATCATTTTGAAATAA
- a CDS encoding glycosyltransferase family 4 protein — MLITAFSCSCAFLISLFLTRQYRVFATERKLLDVPNERSSHVDPVPRGAGISFFIAFNVILGFLLWRHHITLEYAFPLLLGGTGVVLLGYWDDVSSVAAGIRLFVHFLASIFIFSLLSSGFTRTVEISFLPSLPWLTGIFCVLFIMWFINLYNFMDGCDGLATSIGIAGAGLIAVISLIQGNMNLALIYIVLAYALGGFLVFNWSPAKVFMGDAGAYFLGYVFGSLALISKMYYSSSLYVHLIIFGCFVVDATWTLLRRAARGEKVYLGHKMHAFQKLLERGWGHARVTSLYVLVTVLWLFPMSLLCVYNQEYGFRFLVIAYIPLFIFALAVGAGSKSTGIKT; from the coding sequence ATGCTGATCACCGCATTCTCTTGCTCTTGCGCTTTTTTGATTTCTTTGTTTTTAACCCGACAATACCGAGTTTTCGCGACCGAGCGAAAACTTTTAGATGTGCCCAACGAGAGAAGTTCTCACGTTGACCCTGTTCCCCGAGGAGCGGGGATCTCTTTTTTTATCGCCTTCAATGTTATCCTAGGATTTTTATTATGGCGCCATCACATCACTTTAGAGTACGCGTTTCCGCTGTTGCTCGGAGGCACCGGCGTTGTTCTCCTGGGGTACTGGGACGACGTGAGTTCGGTGGCGGCCGGGATTCGACTGTTCGTACATTTTTTAGCTTCGATTTTTATTTTTAGTCTGCTTTCGAGTGGTTTTACTCGAACGGTAGAGATTTCGTTTTTACCCTCTTTGCCGTGGCTCACCGGCATTTTTTGTGTGTTGTTTATTATGTGGTTCATTAACCTCTATAACTTTATGGATGGTTGCGATGGACTGGCGACGTCCATTGGCATAGCCGGTGCTGGATTGATTGCGGTGATCTCATTGATCCAGGGAAACATGAATCTAGCTCTGATTTACATTGTCCTCGCTTATGCCCTGGGCGGGTTTTTAGTTTTTAACTGGTCTCCCGCCAAAGTCTTTATGGGCGATGCCGGAGCGTATTTTTTGGGTTACGTTTTTGGATCCTTAGCTCTGATATCTAAAATGTACTACTCAAGCTCCTTGTATGTTCATCTTATTATTTTTGGCTGCTTTGTGGTGGACGCAACGTGGACCTTGCTTCGTCGTGCCGCCCGCGGAGAGAAAGTCTATTTAGGTCACAAGATGCACGCTTTTCAAAAGTTACTGGAGAGAGGTTGGGGGCATGCGCGAGTGACGTCTCTCTATGTTTTAGTCACGGTCCTTTGGTTATTTCCGATGTCGTTATTGTGCGTCTATAACCAGGAGTATGGATTTCGCTTTTTAGTCATCGCGTACATACCCTTATTTATTTTTGCTTTGGCCGTGGGCGCGGGCAGCAAGTCTACAGGGATTAAGACATGA
- a CDS encoding DegT/DnrJ/EryC1/StrS family aminotransferase: protein MPYLDLTAQYKKIQAQVEPRILKILASGQYVMGPEPVACEKSLAEFVGSKFAYTVSNGTIALSIALMSIDLKPGDEVITTSFSFFATAEVISSLGAKPVFVDVDPVSYNIDPRWIESKVTSKTKAIIPVGIFGQPPDMDEINEIARKHKLYVIEDAAQSFGATYKGKRSCNLSHIGCTSFFPAKPLGCAGDGGAVFTSDPDLGKKLDFIRNHGQTRRYYHEYIGVNGRLDPIQCVFIAERLKTYQQDIEARQAVAAQYNAAFESLSAVKIPRLKDNHRDSVYGQYTLVVENREQFIKSLSDKGVPTSVHYPMGIHEQPIYKEIYQPLPITEHLSQRVVSLPLYPTIPQAHIEQVIDAVKAAVS from the coding sequence ATTCCTTATCTCGATTTAACAGCTCAGTATAAAAAAATCCAAGCTCAGGTGGAGCCGCGAATTCTTAAAATTCTCGCCAGTGGCCAGTACGTGATGGGGCCCGAGCCCGTGGCTTGCGAAAAAAGTTTGGCTGAATTTGTCGGATCGAAATTCGCCTACACCGTTTCGAACGGCACGATCGCATTAAGTATCGCACTCATGTCCATTGACTTAAAACCGGGTGATGAAGTCATCACGACGTCATTTTCTTTTTTCGCCACGGCAGAAGTGATCTCCTCTCTCGGAGCAAAACCTGTCTTTGTTGATGTGGATCCTGTGTCCTATAACATCGACCCGCGATGGATCGAAAGCAAGGTGACCTCTAAGACAAAGGCGATCATTCCCGTGGGAATCTTTGGTCAACCTCCAGACATGGACGAGATCAACGAAATCGCGCGCAAGCACAAGCTCTATGTGATTGAAGATGCGGCCCAAAGTTTTGGAGCCACCTACAAAGGTAAGCGCAGTTGCAACCTCTCCCATATCGGATGCACGAGCTTTTTCCCGGCGAAGCCCTTAGGATGTGCCGGTGACGGGGGAGCTGTTTTTACTTCGGATCCCGATTTAGGGAAAAAACTCGATTTTATTCGAAATCACGGGCAAACTCGTCGCTATTATCATGAATACATTGGTGTGAATGGTCGTCTGGATCCGATCCAGTGCGTGTTTATTGCCGAAAGATTAAAAACCTATCAGCAGGATATCGAAGCTCGTCAGGCTGTGGCGGCGCAGTATAACGCGGCCTTTGAATCTTTGAGTGCGGTGAAGATTCCTCGTCTCAAAGACAACCATCGTGATTCCGTTTACGGGCAATACACTCTCGTGGTTGAGAATCGAGAGCAGTTTATTAAATCACTCAGTGATAAAGGGGTTCCGACTTCGGTCCACTATCCCATGGGAATCCACGAACAACCCATCTACAAAGAGATTTACCAGCCTTTACCGATCACCGAGCATCTTTCTCAGCGTGTGGTGAGCTTACCGCTTTATCCCACGATTCCTCAGGCTCATATTGAGCAAGTGATTGATGCGGTCAAAGCGGCGGTTTCTTAA
- a CDS encoding TIGR03546 family protein, producing MTMLLKQLFDLIKLLHSENGSQQVAWGVSMGFILGMTPAFSLQTLLVFILLFVFRIQIGAAFLSAFFFKFIAFFLDPLFNRVGSAVLETESLKPLFTELYNMPIVPLTRFYNSIVMGSGVVSVCLIPVVYFLALIGIKKYRDTAGAALARTRIWKYFKATAVYKWYATYDNLYGVE from the coding sequence ATGACAATGTTACTTAAGCAGCTGTTTGACTTAATTAAGCTTCTGCACTCAGAGAATGGGTCTCAGCAGGTGGCTTGGGGTGTCTCCATGGGATTTATCCTAGGAATGACGCCCGCGTTCTCCCTACAAACGCTTTTAGTCTTCATCCTTCTGTTTGTTTTCCGAATTCAAATCGGGGCGGCATTTTTGAGTGCCTTCTTTTTTAAGTTCATCGCGTTTTTTCTCGATCCTTTGTTCAACCGCGTGGGTTCAGCCGTTCTCGAAACCGAAAGTCTTAAACCCCTCTTCACAGAACTTTACAATATGCCCATCGTTCCCCTGACTCGTTTTTATAATTCGATCGTGATGGGATCTGGAGTGGTCTCCGTCTGCTTGATTCCCGTCGTTTACTTCCTTGCGCTGATTGGAATCAAAAAATACCGCGACACGGCCGGTGCCGCACTCGCCCGTACTCGCATTTGGAAATATTTCAAAGCGACAGCTGTTTATAAATGGTACGCCACCTACGATAATCTTTACGGGGTAGAGTAA
- a CDS encoding TIGR03545 family protein, producing MTTNKSDKKAPKTKKTKKKKGGPIRYEAIVPTLIVFALFFTYFRFFFDGHLRRGIEFGATYANGAEVNIRSLKTSFFDASLEIRDIEVTDKAAPTQNVVQIGSVDFKALWDGLLRGKVVVPLAAVKNIMINTPRKRPGRVLPIKKSSESQMQSLQSQALAETQKVLDGNILGDVADVLQGTDYKAKLKEMEGQLKSSEYIKKLQAELKVKEQAWKERLEKLPKKEEFKAIEERAKAIKVDGKDPASILRAAKEVDALYKDVDAKVKMVKESKDSLNSDLKQYKNLYGDLKAQVDQDLNDLGGKLGLPSLDPKDLAMRVFGRQFASQIQRVEKYMRVAREYMPPPKSERTKDDITPREREVGKNYKFPKTKGYPLLWIQKTEVSSKSSESGFSGDISGVLLNITTEPRQIGLPMEAKLSGQFPNSNIYDVVLHAIVDYTTDNPKETGLIKVGAFPLKDVVLSDSSDVKFGFSEAKGSSDLKVELQNENLQIDFNAGFDKIAYLVDAKSKKVQEILTNVSNSLGALTVQGRAGGTWKNLDLSLRSNLGERLQDALKNELNAQVAQLKQKLRAEIEGKVAQEKEKLLGDVKQFEDKYGVSLKSQEDAMNSLKAKLDEEKKKATSKQTDKLKDAGKDLLKKFKFK from the coding sequence ATGACGACAAACAAATCCGACAAAAAAGCACCCAAAACGAAAAAAACAAAAAAGAAAAAAGGCGGACCGATCAGGTACGAGGCCATCGTCCCGACACTCATCGTATTTGCTCTTTTTTTTACCTACTTCCGATTCTTCTTTGATGGACATCTTCGCCGAGGGATTGAGTTTGGCGCGACTTACGCCAATGGGGCTGAAGTGAATATCCGCAGTCTTAAAACGAGCTTCTTTGATGCCTCTTTAGAGATTCGTGATATCGAAGTCACAGACAAAGCGGCCCCCACCCAGAACGTCGTGCAAATTGGCTCGGTCGACTTTAAGGCTCTCTGGGATGGGCTTTTACGAGGTAAAGTTGTTGTTCCCCTGGCTGCCGTTAAAAATATCATGATTAATACTCCGAGAAAACGCCCCGGTCGCGTTTTACCGATAAAGAAAAGTTCCGAGAGCCAGATGCAATCCCTTCAGTCTCAAGCTTTAGCGGAAACGCAAAAAGTTCTCGACGGTAATATCCTCGGCGATGTGGCCGATGTGCTTCAAGGGACCGACTACAAAGCTAAACTTAAGGAAATGGAAGGACAGCTTAAATCGTCGGAATATATAAAAAAGCTTCAGGCCGAACTTAAAGTGAAAGAGCAAGCTTGGAAAGAGCGCCTCGAAAAACTTCCTAAAAAAGAAGAATTTAAGGCCATCGAAGAGCGCGCGAAAGCCATCAAGGTCGACGGCAAAGATCCTGCCTCCATCCTGAGAGCGGCTAAAGAAGTGGATGCACTTTACAAGGATGTCGATGCCAAAGTAAAAATGGTCAAAGAGTCCAAAGACTCTCTCAATTCGGATTTAAAACAGTATAAAAATCTTTACGGAGATCTCAAAGCTCAAGTGGATCAGGACTTAAACGATCTCGGTGGTAAATTGGGTTTACCATCACTTGATCCTAAAGATCTCGCGATGCGCGTTTTTGGACGGCAGTTTGCCTCTCAGATTCAACGCGTGGAAAAATACATGCGCGTCGCCCGCGAGTACATGCCACCGCCCAAATCGGAACGAACCAAAGACGATATTACTCCTCGTGAGCGCGAAGTCGGTAAGAACTATAAATTTCCTAAAACCAAGGGCTACCCCCTTCTCTGGATTCAAAAGACGGAAGTGTCTTCGAAATCTTCGGAAAGTGGTTTCTCTGGGGATATTTCGGGAGTCCTTCTCAATATCACAACCGAGCCTCGCCAAATTGGTTTGCCTATGGAAGCCAAACTCTCAGGCCAGTTTCCTAACAGCAACATCTACGATGTGGTCCTTCACGCTATTGTCGACTACACAACGGATAACCCTAAGGAAACAGGTTTGATTAAAGTGGGCGCCTTTCCGCTAAAGGACGTCGTGCTCTCTGACTCGAGTGATGTTAAGTTTGGTTTCTCCGAAGCCAAAGGTTCCTCTGATCTCAAGGTGGAATTACAAAACGAAAACCTGCAGATCGATTTCAATGCGGGCTTTGATAAGATTGCTTATCTCGTGGATGCTAAATCTAAAAAAGTTCAAGAGATTCTGACGAATGTTTCCAACAGCCTTGGAGCTCTCACCGTTCAAGGTCGAGCGGGCGGCACCTGGAAAAACTTGGATCTCAGCCTTCGCTCTAACTTGGGAGAACGCCTTCAAGATGCGCTTAAAAACGAATTGAACGCTCAAGTCGCTCAGTTAAAACAAAAATTGCGTGCTGAGATCGAAGGCAAAGTCGCTCAAGAAAAAGAAAAACTTTTGGGCGATGTAAAGCAGTTCGAAGACAAATATGGAGTGTCTCTTAAATCTCAAGAGGACGCGATGAACTCTCTTAAAGCGAAACTCGACGAGGAGAAAAAGAAAGCCACCAGTAAGCAAACAGATAAGCTGAAAGACGCCGGAAAAGATCTCCTGAAAAAATTTAAATTCAAATAA
- the rfbG gene encoding CDP-glucose 4,6-dehydratase, translating to MIVTEMAYDFEKQLSGRKIFVTGHSGFTGGWASLWLKTIGAEVYGYSLEPETSPSFFHDLGLQDQVHSRFGDICNPDQLAGALQEFQPELILHLAAQPLVLKSYRDPLHTFLVNSLGTGQVLDQARKVKSIKGVLCVTTDKVYKDNRGLQPYRESDPLGGHDPYSASKAAAELIIQSYAASFSYLKGEGPAIATARAGNILGGGDWSDDRLIPDFVRAVVSETPLTLRYPDAVRPWQSVLAVVQGYLTILAGLISPRPGDFAKAWNLGPSDQNPLTVRQVIESLSEEWIRPELKYLNHPLPEAMSLTLESSMAQSQLNWRPTWNIDRILRETAWWYREYYRKEQSPLSITLAQIESWRREGLK from the coding sequence ATGATTGTGACGGAAATGGCGTACGATTTCGAAAAACAACTCAGCGGAAGAAAAATCTTTGTCACCGGCCATTCGGGATTTACCGGAGGCTGGGCAAGTCTGTGGCTTAAAACCATCGGTGCTGAAGTTTACGGATATTCGCTAGAACCGGAAACGAGTCCTTCATTTTTCCACGATCTCGGATTACAAGATCAGGTCCATTCCAGGTTTGGTGACATTTGCAATCCAGATCAACTCGCCGGAGCTCTTCAAGAATTTCAGCCAGAACTTATTCTTCACCTGGCTGCGCAACCATTAGTCCTAAAATCGTATCGTGATCCCCTTCACACGTTTTTAGTGAATTCTCTCGGCACTGGGCAGGTTCTCGATCAGGCTCGAAAAGTGAAAAGCATCAAAGGTGTCTTATGCGTCACTACAGACAAAGTTTATAAAGACAACAGGGGACTCCAACCCTATCGAGAAAGCGATCCTCTTGGAGGTCACGATCCCTACAGCGCCTCTAAAGCTGCTGCCGAATTAATCATTCAAAGCTATGCTGCATCTTTTTCTTATCTCAAGGGAGAAGGCCCCGCCATTGCAACAGCTCGCGCTGGAAATATTCTAGGGGGTGGAGATTGGTCGGATGATCGATTAATTCCTGACTTCGTCAGGGCTGTCGTCTCTGAAACTCCACTCACTTTGCGCTATCCCGACGCCGTCCGACCCTGGCAAAGTGTACTTGCCGTGGTCCAAGGCTATTTAACGATTCTTGCCGGACTGATCTCACCCCGACCTGGTGATTTCGCAAAAGCTTGGAATCTGGGCCCTAGTGATCAGAATCCACTGACAGTTCGTCAAGTGATCGAATCTCTCAGCGAGGAGTGGATCCGACCAGAACTTAAATATTTGAATCATCCGTTGCCCGAGGCAATGTCCCTCACTCTCGAAAGTTCCATGGCCCAAAGCCAACTTAACTGGCGCCCTACCTGGAATATCGACCGTATTTTGCGAGAAACCGCATGGTGGTATCGAGAATATTATAGAAAAGAACAATCTCCACTATCAATCACCTTAGCTCAAATTGAATCCTGGCGCCGTGAGGGATTAAAATGA
- a CDS encoding NAD-dependent epimerase/dehydratase family protein, whose amino-acid sequence MIAYVIGAQGRLGRAIIAEGFGENFVSLERSVYEDWAEDGAENKILNYFKKKKAENSVIFVTSGVLDPRLPEEEHFRVNYFLPKNIIHGASRLGFKVVTFGTVMEDFIRSRPNSYLKSKIRLREDVERFAAKQFPVLHLQLHTLYGLESAHPFMFLGQMVQSIKSGVPLEMTSGQQLREYHHYADDAKAIRALAETSITGALPLSHGESLSLKTIAQNIFQFFEKSSLLHLGALPDPKEENYHKKFIPNEIIAPIRFRKTLPALTKYIKDCCIKEGL is encoded by the coding sequence ATGATCGCTTACGTCATCGGAGCCCAGGGACGCCTTGGACGCGCCATCATCGCTGAAGGGTTTGGTGAAAACTTCGTCTCGCTCGAAAGGAGCGTGTACGAAGACTGGGCCGAGGATGGGGCCGAAAATAAAATCTTAAACTATTTCAAAAAAAAGAAAGCCGAAAATTCTGTGATTTTTGTCACCTCCGGAGTATTGGATCCCCGCCTCCCCGAAGAAGAGCACTTTCGCGTGAATTATTTTTTGCCGAAAAATATAATCCATGGAGCATCTCGATTAGGATTTAAAGTTGTCACCTTTGGAACTGTGATGGAGGACTTCATTCGATCCCGACCCAACTCTTACTTAAAAAGTAAGATCAGGTTAAGAGAGGATGTTGAAAGATTTGCCGCAAAACAATTCCCGGTGTTACATCTTCAGCTCCATACTCTATATGGACTTGAATCAGCTCATCCTTTTATGTTTTTAGGGCAAATGGTCCAATCGATAAAGTCCGGTGTACCCCTAGAGATGACTTCTGGGCAGCAACTTCGCGAATATCATCATTATGCAGATGATGCCAAAGCGATTCGCGCACTCGCCGAAACTTCAATCACAGGCGCACTTCCTCTGAGTCATGGAGAGTCTTTATCTTTAAAAACGATCGCCCAAAATATCTTTCAATTTTTCGAAAAGTCTTCCCTTTTGCATTTAGGAGCGTTACCGGATCCTAAAGAAGAAAATTACCATAAGAAATTTATCCCGAACGAAATTATCGCCCCTATTCGTTTCCGAAAAACCCTGCCCGCATTGACTAAATACATTAAAGATTGCTGTATCAAAGAGGGGTTATGA